Proteins from a genomic interval of Nematostella vectensis chromosome 12, jaNemVect1.1, whole genome shotgun sequence:
- the LOC5511758 gene encoding uncharacterized protein LOC5511758, whose product MLFIYATGINLIDPGEFIFISLASTGWVLTTAKAPSARHHSQFSTRSKMDVPSQALLCLFAVLAGFTAKAPSARHHSQFSTRSKMDVSSQALLCLFAVLAGFTAADAHEYSCPNACEVPFHSVGCYHDMANRALPVEILNERDESSDVKGDQLIEWLRWDKYVPEFACRCAKLAKAKGYSYFALQFYGECWSGPTPTGKEYAKYGKSENCASTEIDAHKQAIKKCEKGNRFCSGKQWSNYVYHIEPDCDLKFEKVGCFADNHKVARPLPVYIMTDRDKSRTDISSGHSIDWAHWDTYIPELACRCAHITKAKGWNTFGLQFYGECWSSKDAEKTYAMDGKSSRCVDKCYQPCKDSEKFCAGQHYTNAVYRLIDSRGDERDEKDDKEDIKNDINDVVDNDVEFVRNWLRP is encoded by the exons ATG CTCTTTATCTACGCGACGGGGATTAACCTCATAGACCCTGGGGAATTTATTTTCATCTCTCTTGCTTCGACTGGCTGGGTTTTGACAACAGCTAAAGCTCCCAGTGCCCGCCATCACTCGCAGTTTAGCACACGAAGCAAGATGGACGTACCGTCTCAAGCCCTCCTGTGTCTTTTTGCTGTTTTAGCCGGTTTTACAG CTAAAGCTCCCAGTGCCCGCCATCACTCGCAGTTTAGCACACGAAGCAAGATGGACGTATCGTCTCAAGCCCTCCTGTGTCTTTTTGCTGTTTTAGCCGGTTTCACAG CAGCGGACGCGCACGAATACTCCTGTCCTAATGCGTGTGAAGTCCCGTTCCATTCTGTCGGTTGCTACCATGACATGGCGAACAGGGCTCTACCAGTTGAAATCCTAAACGAGCGAGATGAAAGCAGTGATGTGAAGGGAGATCAACTTATTGAGTGGTTGAGGTGGGATAAATACGTGCCAGAATTTGCTTGCCGCTGTGCCAAGCTAGCGAAGGCCAAGGGATATAGCTACTTTGCACTTCAATTTTATG GAGAATGTTGGAGCGGCCCTACCCCCACAGGCAAAGAATACGCTAAGTACGGCAAGAGTGAGAATTGCGCCTCAACCGAGATAGACGCTCACAAGCAAGCTATCAAGAAGTGTGAGAAAGGAAATCGCTTCTGCTCAGGCAAACAGTGGAGCAACTATGTCTACCATATTG AGCCTGATTGCGACCTGAAGTTCGAGAAAGTGGGATGTTTTGCTGACAACCACAAGGTAGCTCGACCTCTTCCTGTTTACATCATGACTGATCGTGACAAGTCTCGCACTGATATTTCATCCGGTCATTCGATCGATTGGGCGCATTGGGATACCTATATACCGGAGCTTGCCTGCAGATGCGCCCACATCACCAAGGCCAAGGGATGGAACACTTTCGGTCTTCAGTTCTACG GAGAGTGTTGGAGCAGCAAAGACGCAGAGAAGACATACGCCATGGACGGGAAATCCTCTCGCTGCGTCGACAAATGCTACCAGCCTTGCAAGGACTCGGAGAAGTTTTGCGCCGGGCAGCACTACACCAATGCTGTTTATCGACTGATCG ATAGCCGAGGTGACGAAAGAGATGAAAAAGATGACAAAGAAGACATCAAGAATGACATAAACGACGTCGTTGATAATGATGTAGAGTTTGTGCGTAATTGGCTAAGGCCGTGA